The following is a genomic window from Adhaeribacter radiodurans.
AATAATATCGCGTTCCTGGCCCTGAAAAGAATCTACGGTGCCCACACTTAACATCCGACGATTCTGTAAATCGCTTAATTGGGGATTGTGTTCAATTTCGTCTTTCAGGTAATTAATCTGAGCCCGGTACGGCGAAATAATGCCAATCTTTAACGGAATTTCCTGTTTTTGCTCCGGGCTATAATCTTTTAGTAAATTCTGAATATGCTGTAATAGTAAATCTGCTTCTTCGGGGTTAGCTACGCTGGAGCTTTCGGAAAAGGCTCTTTCGTTGTACCCACAACCGGCTGTATCTACAAATTCAACGGCCAGGTTACCGGCAAAAATCTCGTGAAAGGCTGGTAAATCTGCCGCAGCTACGCTTTCGTGCGCTAATAATTCGCCCCCGTAAAATTGCTGGTTCGAAAAATTCATAATGTGCTCGTGCATGCGATATTGCGTTTTGAGCATTACCGCTACCTGGGGCTGTCGCTCAATGCATTTTTCGAACAAAGTTGTACTTAGGCCTTTTTTATCGGCTTCAATGGATTTTACCGTAGGAGGTAACTGGCAATGATCGCCGGCTAAAATTACCCGGTTGGCCCGCGTAATCGGAATCCAGCAGGCAGGCTCCAGGGCTTGAGCGGCTTCGTCGATAAAAACGGTATCGTAGGTTAAATGGCGGATTACCCGGTTTGCCGAACCCACCAAAGTACAAGTAATAACCTGCACCCGATCGAGTAAATCATCAATAATATACCGTTCCATATTTTCGGCTTCGGCCAGCATTCTCCGGCTTTCTTCTTTCATTAAACGACGTTGTTCGCGTTCTTCCCAGCCAAATTTGCGTTTAAACTGAAAGGCCATCGATTTGTATTCTTCGGCATTTTTGCGCAGCACCTTAATATCTTTGTAGTCCCGGTGCGCCATAATTTGGGCATCCAAAGTATGTTCCAAAAGCAAATCCGACACGCGCGAAGGATTACCAATCCGGATAACGTTAATCCCTTGGGCGGCAAGTTTCTCGGTGAGTAAATCCACGGCCGTATTGCTGGGGGCGCATACCAGTAAGCGGCGCTCGTTTTGCAAGGTGTGCATTATGGCTTGTACCAGGGTAGTGGTTTTGCCCGTACCTGGAGGACCATGAATAATAGCTACATCCTGGGCCTGGTGAATATTTTTTACTGCCTGGTTCTGCGATTCGTTTAATTCCGGAATAGACTGAAACGTAAAATGTTCTTTAAACCGAGCCGGCTCATTACCCAGTAAAATATCTCTTAGTTGGGCTAAACGACTTTTATCTGCCTCTATCACCTTCCGCAAGGCAATTTCCATTTCCCGGTAACTCATCTCGTCGAAGGTCAGGTCAATACCTAATTTGCCTTCGTCAATCCAGTCGGGTAAGTCTTCTTTGGTAGTAGCTAATGTGAGTTTGTTGCGTTTTAAACTGGTAATAACCCCGGTTAATACCTGCCCATCGTGGCCCTGGCTACCCGAAGCATTGGAGAAAATCTGAGCTGCTTTACCGGTTTGAAATAAGTGTAATTGGTCTTTCCCGGAGGTGCGTTCCAGTTCAACTACTACCTTACTGCCAAAACCAATTTCGGTTTTAGTAACTACAATCGGGTACCAGCATAAGCCATTTTCTTTTCGCTCCGAAATGGGACTGCGGGTACTCTTTAATTTATATTGATTTAAGTCTTCTTCTTGTTCTAATTTAAGCAAGGCTTGGGTTCGCCTTAACTCTTCTGTAATATCTATCATTAATTTAGGTGGCAGGCTGCTTTTACTTATTAAAAATAAGCAGCCTAGTATTTAAAAATGAATCAATTAAGTGCAATAGTATATAATCCATTTAACTGTAAAAAGGTTTCGAAATTCCTGGGTTTGTACTATCTCAATGGGTATACTACCAACCTAGACAGGGAAAATTGGGTGTGCGCTTATTTACGGAATTTACCGGCAGAAAGGCTTAGTTTCCGGCGTAAATTAAAAATATACAATAGCATTCCAATTAACAGCATAGCTGTCAGGGCAATAATTTTGTCGCGGTCGCTGCGTTTGGCACGTTCCTGATTTACTTCTTCGGTTAATTCGTTTATTTTCCGTTGTCGCGATTTTTGTAAATTATCCAGGTTGGCAATCTGGGTTTTAAGCGTGTAAATAGTGTTGGTAATGGCTACTTTATCGTCTTTTACCTGTTCGGCAACTTTGTTTTGTTCTACCGTTAAAGTAGCCGCTTTCCGTAAAGTGCTGGTTTTAATAGTGTTTATAATTTTGCTGTCGTTCCGGATAATACCTTTCAAGGTATCAATAATCCGGAGTAAATCTTTTTTCGATTTTTTGCCCCAAAAGTTGCTGTTCTGCGCATTATAAAACTGGTAGTCTTTTACTAATTTTTCGCGTTGCGTTAATAAAACACGCAAGCTATCGTCTTGTACAAATGCGTAGGATTGCCAGGTAATTAACGAGAACAGGATTGCAAAGAAGATTATTTTCATTTTAAAAGTAAGGCATTAAAAGCAATTTATTCAGATGGAAAGATAGACAAATTCTAACATCTTCGCTCAAAGGAGCTTTTTCTTTCAAGTTCTAATTCGCGTTGAACGCTCATTATAAATGGTTCTTGGTTTGTAACGTAACAATATTCAGTTTACTTGCTTTTAGTAAATTGTAGTCATTCACCTTAAAGTTGTTTAATACTTTTAAAATAAGTAAAAAATTCGCCTAAAGTGGTGTCCTCACAACCTTGTATGGGCTTTCAGCGGACTTATTGTTACAGAAATTACCCTATAATGGATAAACTTCTAAAAGGCAATACAGCTTTCTTTTAAAGATGATTTTATAGAATTTGTAAAAGGAATTAGTTACTCCTTAATAATAGCTATTTACGTGAAGGCTTGAAAAGCCTTCATTTAATGGTGCTGATGCGGGGAACGGTAACCAGTTTGCCTCGTGGCTGGCGGGCTTCGTTCGGCTCTTTCGCACTCGCTATCTTTCCTCCTGCCGTCGGCATGCTACGCACCGGAAATCTAGCAGGTGCTCCATAGCCAAACTGGTATTGTTGCGAGTAGCTACCTTTTTTACCAGAATATTAACTATAGTATTTTAGTAAAATTAGCTTTTTTAAAGCTTACCGTTTCATATGAGTTTGCCATCGGATTGATTTGCTTCTTCAATTGAATCCTTCTATCGTACCCGTAATTTAGGAAGAGAATAGTTGGCTACGTAGTTAACTAGTTTCCTCCAGAAGGATAGATTTATTTTACTAATTTAGTGCAGGCACTCAATTAGTAAATGCTCTAATTGTTTAAAGTTACAAGAACAGTGGCTACTGGCAACTGACACCAGTTTGGCTGTGGAGGGCCTTTTAGCGTTCCGGTGCTGCAAAGCAGCATGGCGCAACGGAGTGAGCCAAGGTTCGCTAAACCGCCCGAGAGAGCCAAACGAGGCCCGCCGGCCATGAGGCAAACTTGAAGCTAGCAAACTAGTTAGCACTTAAGCATCGAGCCTTGGAAAGGCTCCAAAGAAAAAGCCTTTAATTTTTTAATTAGGATAACACTGGTCTAATACTACTGGAAAACTAAATGTTACTGATTCTGAATTTGCTTCTGCGCTACTTTCCCGGCCACTTTAGTTTTAGGCCGGAAGAAGTAAACTACTAAAATGGGAAGCAGCAATAAATCGGATAAAACGGCGAATAATAAGGTTAAGCTGATTAGTAAGCCAACGTAAAAAGTACCTTCAAAAGAAGAAAATATCAGGGTACAGAAACCCGCCATTAAAATACAACTGGTAATTATAACTGCTTTGCCGGTTGTTAAATACGTTCGCTTAACAGCGTAATACAAAGGTTTGCCACTTAGTAATTCTAATTTTAATTTACTAATAAAGTGAATGGTATCGTCGATGGCAATACCTAAGGCAATGGTGAAAATAATGGAGGTAGATACTTTCAAGTTGATATCCGCTATTCCCATAAAAGCTCCAATAAGAACGATTGGGAGAATGTTGGGTAACAAGGTAATCACAATCATTTTAAACGACCGGAACATTAAGCCTACTATTCCGCCGATAAATAAAATATCCAGCAGCAAGCCTTCCATTAAATCGCGGGTAAGCGTGTCGTTGTTTTTATCCAGTAGCAAAGAACTACCCGTTACATGGGTCAGCAGCAATTTAGAGTCTGTATTTTGCCGTATAAATTCCCGAAACTGGTCTGTAAGCACGGTAGCCCGGGCACTGCCAATATCCCCCATTTTGCCGCTTAAGCGTCCTTCGGTTTGATCGGCACTTACCAGGGAATTTAACTCCGGACGTTTCCGGAATAGTTTTAATTTGGATTGCAGTTTACGCCATTGAATTTCCGTATCTGGTAGTTTAAAAAAAGTCTCCGAGCCGCCATTTACCGCCCGGTTCAGGTTTTTAACAATAGTTACCGGAGAAAAAATAAATTTTAATCCATATTGAGAACCCAGGTACTTTTCTATTTCTTCTACTTCGCGCAGAACCGGTAATTCATAAAGAGTGTGGCCCGGAACGGCTTTCAAATACAACTCAAAAGGGCGAACACCCGAAAAATTTTGCTCAAAATATTTAAAGTCTAGTTTTACGGGATCATCGTCTGATAAATCATCCAGCAAGGTGGTATCTAACCGGATTAAACTAATGCAATAAACTGAAACCAGAATAATACCCACGGTACCTGCCAAAATGCGATTGCGGTATTTAAACACAAATAAAAGCAGGCGGCGCAATAAAAAAGGCCAGGTAAAAGCTTCTTTTTTAGGAGCCGTGCGCGGTGGTAAAGGCATGAGCATCATCATGGCGGGCAACATTGTCATAGAGAGCAGGTAGGCTACTACCACCGCAATACCCGTGTACACCCCAAAATTCCGGATCGGACCAATATCGGCCGTTAGTAAAGTTAAAAAACCAATAGCGGTAGTAATAGCCGTAATAAAAGTTGCTAATCCCACATCCTTAACGGTGGTAACAATAGCCTTGGTTTTGGATTTTCCTTCTGCTACTTCAGAAACGTACTGGGTTAAAATATGCACCGAATCCGACATGCCCACCACAAACATAATAGTAGGTAACAGCATGGTCATAACATCTATGTTGGTGCCGGTAAGACCCATTAAGCCCATCGCCCAGCAAATAGAAATTAAAACCACCATTAAGGGCATTACCACGCCCCACCAGGTCCGGAAAGTGAAGTAGAGAAAAATAACTACCATCGCAATGGAAATGGACATAAACAACGCCAGTTCGTATTGCATCCGGTCCACGAAAATAGATTGGGCTACCGCTTTCCCGGCAATGTGGTAATCCGGTAAATTGATTTGCTGGAGTTTCTCTTTCAGGTGAAGGAGTAAAGAATCGCTGGGTAATTTGGTCAGGTTCGGCGAAGTTTGAATCAGGAGCGTAACGGACCGGGCATCGGGCGAAAAAAATGTACCTACCAAACCTTCGGATTGGTAAATAGCCAGGCTATCTTGCCGGTATCGTTCCGGTTGGTTCACGTGCAGATAAGGCACTTCAAATATGCCAAAAGATTCAATAATCGGGCTGCTGAGGGTAGTGGGAGATTGTACCCGTTCTACGTGGCGAAGCTGAGAAATAAACGTTGTTAAAGAATCTACTTTTTTTAAAAAAGTTGAATCAAACAGAGTTTTGGGGTGCGATAAACCGAGTAATAAATAATCGTTATCGTTGCCGAATTTTTCGCGGTACTTTAAATAAAAACTCAGATCCGGATCGTGTTTCGGGAAAAAGTGATCAAAGTTATAATCAAAGCGCAGGCGCGAAATAAAAAATAAACTAAGGCACGTAAACAGAAAAATCAGGAGGAGTACGCTATAACTAAGTTTTTTATATAACATTTTAAAATATTACGCCGAATGCAGCGTTTCACAAAAAGATAGGAAGCCTTTTCTAAGGTAAGTAACCCGATAATAACCTCCATTGTTCGACTATAAACGGATATTATCATGAAAAAATTTGCCCTATTGCTCTCTTTCTTAGCTTACGTGGGCAATTATGCCTCCGAAGGCTCTATTCTGGTAAACACCGTCTCGTTTGCCGATTTGCCCGCTAAAGTTAAACCCACCCATACGGTTACTGGAAAAAAGGTAAATAAAAGTACAACTAATT
Proteins encoded in this region:
- a CDS encoding AAA domain-containing protein, with amino-acid sequence MIDITEELRRTQALLKLEQEEDLNQYKLKSTRSPISERKENGLCWYPIVVTKTEIGFGSKVVVELERTSGKDQLHLFQTGKAAQIFSNASGSQGHDGQVLTGVITSLKRNKLTLATTKEDLPDWIDEGKLGIDLTFDEMSYREMEIALRKVIEADKSRLAQLRDILLGNEPARFKEHFTFQSIPELNESQNQAVKNIHQAQDVAIIHGPPGTGKTTTLVQAIMHTLQNERRLLVCAPSNTAVDLLTEKLAAQGINVIRIGNPSRVSDLLLEHTLDAQIMAHRDYKDIKVLRKNAEEYKSMAFQFKRKFGWEEREQRRLMKEESRRMLAEAENMERYIIDDLLDRVQVITCTLVGSANRVIRHLTYDTVFIDEAAQALEPACWIPITRANRVILAGDHCQLPPTVKSIEADKKGLSTTLFEKCIERQPQVAVMLKTQYRMHEHIMNFSNQQFYGGELLAHESVAAADLPAFHEIFAGNLAVEFVDTAGCGYNERAFSESSSVANPEEADLLLQHIQNLLKDYSPEQKQEIPLKIGIISPYRAQINYLKDEIEHNPQLSDLQNRRMLSVGTVDSFQGQERDIIYISMVRSNSVGEIGFLADIRRMNVAMTRARKKLVIIGDSATLTRHPFYNEFLTYTESIGAYKSAWELTNILE
- a CDS encoding efflux RND transporter permease subunit; its protein translation is MLYKKLSYSVLLLIFLFTCLSLFFISRLRFDYNFDHFFPKHDPDLSFYLKYREKFGNDNDYLLLGLSHPKTLFDSTFLKKVDSLTTFISQLRHVERVQSPTTLSSPIIESFGIFEVPYLHVNQPERYRQDSLAIYQSEGLVGTFFSPDARSVTLLIQTSPNLTKLPSDSLLLHLKEKLQQINLPDYHIAGKAVAQSIFVDRMQYELALFMSISIAMVVIFLYFTFRTWWGVVMPLMVVLISICWAMGLMGLTGTNIDVMTMLLPTIMFVVGMSDSVHILTQYVSEVAEGKSKTKAIVTTVKDVGLATFITAITTAIGFLTLLTADIGPIRNFGVYTGIAVVVAYLLSMTMLPAMMMLMPLPPRTAPKKEAFTWPFLLRRLLLFVFKYRNRILAGTVGIILVSVYCISLIRLDTTLLDDLSDDDPVKLDFKYFEQNFSGVRPFELYLKAVPGHTLYELPVLREVEEIEKYLGSQYGLKFIFSPVTIVKNLNRAVNGGSETFFKLPDTEIQWRKLQSKLKLFRKRPELNSLVSADQTEGRLSGKMGDIGSARATVLTDQFREFIRQNTDSKLLLTHVTGSSLLLDKNNDTLTRDLMEGLLLDILFIGGIVGLMFRSFKMIVITLLPNILPIVLIGAFMGIADINLKVSTSIIFTIALGIAIDDTIHFISKLKLELLSGKPLYYAVKRTYLTTGKAVIITSCILMAGFCTLIFSSFEGTFYVGLLISLTLLFAVLSDLLLLPILVVYFFRPKTKVAGKVAQKQIQNQ